The Ciconia boyciana chromosome 7, ASM3463844v1, whole genome shotgun sequence region taatagtaagaccagttgccctctgggtacccagccccctgagctggaagacagggagcagaatgaagcccccataatccaaggggaaatggttagccacctgctacaccacttagacacacacaagtctatggggccagatgggacccacccaagggtactgagggacCTAGCAGAAttgctcaccaagccactttccatcctttattagcagtcctggctaactggggaggtcccagctgactggaggttagcaaatgtgacacccatctacaagaagggccggaaggaggatccggggaactacaggcctgtcagtgtGACAGGctagggaaggttatggagcagatcatcctgagtgccatcacacggcacatacgggacaaccaggtgatcaggcccagtcagcatgggtttaggaaaggcaggtcctgcttgactaacctgatctccttctgtgacaaggtgacctgcttactgggatgagggaaaggctgtggatgttgtctacctagactttagtaaagcctttgacaccatcTCCCACAgtattctcctggagaaactggctgctcatggcttggatgggtgtacgcttcactgggtaaaaaactggctggatggattaaacagttctgtttaatatctttatcaatgatctggatgaggggatcaagtaagtttgcagacaacaccaagttcagcaggagcgttgatctgcttgagggtaggaaggctctacggagggatctggacaggctggatcgatgggcctaggccaattgtatgaggttcaacatggccaagtgccaggtcctgcacttgggtcacaaccaccccatgcaacgctacaggcttggggaagagtggctggaaagctgtctggcagaaaaggacctgggggtgctggttgacagctgcctgaacatgagccagtagtgtgcccaggtggccaagaaagccaacagcatcctggcttgtatcagaaatagtgtggccagcaggagtagggaagcgatcgtgcccctgtacttggcactggtgagtttgcacctcaaatactgtgttcagctttgggcccctcactacaagagagacattgaggtgctggagcgtgtccaaagaagggcaacgaagctggtgaagggtctggagaacaagtctgatgaggagcatctgagggaactggggttgtttagcctggagaaaaggaggctcaggggagaccttattgctctctacagctacctgaaaggaggctgtaacaaggtgggggtcagtctccTCTCCTAAGAgacaagcaataggacaagaggaaatggcctcaagttgtgtcaggggaggtttagattggatattaggaaaaatttgttcactgaaagtgttgtcaagcattgcAAAGAgctacccagggaagtggtggagtcaccatccctggtgctatttaaaagatgtgtagatgtggtgcttagggacatggtttagtggtggactttgCAGggctaggttaacggttggacctgatgatcttaaaggtcttttccaacctaaacaattctatgattctaatttCCTCAGTTTGTTAATAAGCCTGTTTTCGTGGAGTTTCTTTACTTCCAtgcccttcttttcctttctaagaATCACGCACTCATGTGGCTATTGTAAAAGATGCACTGAATTGGATATAAGCAAGACGAAGTCAGTTCTCCCCTACAAGGTACAACAGGAAACATGAGATGCTGAGACAGTTCATTACTCCTGCCAGAGGGCTAAATACATGAAGTGTACAATATAAATGGAGTTGTGAAGAATCtagttctcctctcctcccacaacTTAAGAACTACCCACAAttctctgcatttatttttagctattgaaaaaaaaagttgtttgatGACCCCAACCTTTAATGGACTCTATAGTCTTCAGGTGACTGTCCAAATCCACAGGTGAACATGCTTAAATTTGATGGAAACCCCTTATGTTTCAGCTGTAGCTATTTTgattgaaaaaacaaaattccttaTTACACACTGCACAGCAATTACTCAACTGAACATGTGCTTTGTCAGCTATCAGTATCAGGAAATTATGAAGTTATACAATTttatttcccaggaaaaaacaatagGAGAAGAGCCAAAGGAGTATGTGCTGCCTCATCTTAGATCATCCCTGTATTGGAGCTGGTTGCACATCCGATGGACCACTCACCTCATTTAGGATGCTCTCCAGTGTTGGAGGGGTATCAACTTGAGGAATGTCAAATTCTTTGTCATCGATCTGTACATCAGAAACCATAGACTGAGTTTAGGTTGCTTACTCCAccttccaaatttttttttaactaaggaaaaaaggcaCCTATGCATGCACTTCTTCCAACCTACCTCTGCCCAGAAAGGCACCATATATACTATAGATTCTCTTATACAAAATGAATTATCTGCAATAGAACAAGAGgtatttattatgaaaattatATAACTCTCAGACTTTTGGCCAGACCTGAaatttcaaatgcctttttttttttaatttccaaagatCATCACTACCAAGGTTACGCTCCCTTTCTAATACAGGTAGACATCGATACGCAAGATTTTCTGACTACTaactaatgggaaaaaaaaagtagtcttcTTACAGATACTTTTACCTGAGACTTGCATTACTGAAAATCAAGCTTTGTTATAATAGGAAAGCTAAGCCCAGCACTTGTGTCCTACTCGTCTACATTTCTGTTCTGTCCCCGCACCTCCTCCGTTTCCATTCCCATTGACTTAAAACTGGCTGACTACACGACTAAGGCCTGACACAGCGTCTTCCAGGACGCAGGATTATTTTAAACTCTTGATTACCTGCTCCTCTAGCAATTTCATAGTACAAGCCTGACTGTTACCTGAGTTTTGCCCACCAGCAAGAACTGCATACGCGTGAGTTCTTAGGTAAGAATTAAACACGGTGAAAGTTACCCGTAGGATCCGTTTTCAGCGTACGGCAGCGCACCGGCGGGACAAACGCCACTGACCGAAATGAGCAGACAGCGGCGGGGTCtggccgcccccgcccctcgGGCCGCACCGCCCGCCCCTCGGGCCGCACCGCCCGCCCCACGGACCCGCCCTCACGGCTCTGCCTGAGGGGCCTGGGCGGCCAGCACCCGCGCCGCCGACCAACGGCGCTGAGGGCagcggcccggccgggcgggggccggcgcaGACACGGCAGGGCTCCGCGGCTCGGCCGtctccctccccgctgccctTGGGCCGCTTCACCCGGAGGGAGGGAGCGCTCTGGCAGCGGCGGGGAAAGAGccgcgccccggggccgcgcccgcGCAGAGGTTCACGACGCACCAGCTCGCTGCGGGAGTCCAGCTCACGGTCGAGCTCCGCCGCGCTCAGACGGTGCGCGGGTGGCTCCGGGCACGGCTCGGCCTCCGCTCCCGCCGGGCAGGCGCCCTGCTCCGGCGCCGCCTCCATCGCCGGGCTGCGGCGCGCCGCGGCGGCGACCGCACCAGGCCGGCACCCCCGGGACTCGAACTCGCGTCCGGAGACGCCCCCGCCCTGCGCAGGCGCAGCCCGGCACGGCCACCCTCCCCCGTGCCGGCCTTAAAGGGGCCGCGGCGCCCCGCGCTGCGGGGAGGGACAGGACGACAGAGCTGGCGGCGGTGCCGCACAAAATCCTTTTATTTAATGGCAAACCCCGCGTCTGCTCCACGACGACGGCTCGGAAACCGGGCCCGGGACCGACGGGTGCGTTAGCcttcaagggaaagaaaagggaaaaaattagttataggttaaaaaaaaatgagagacagAGATCAACATGCATTGCACCCCTTCCAGGCCCAGCTAAAGCCAAGTGGGTTTTGCTACAACTCCCAGCATTTTGGCGCCCAGGATTTGGCATGCACAGCACCAGTcggcagctgcagcccagcaaagccaagaaaaagCGTCACTGTAGGTCAGAAATTGGGTGAGAGACAAAAGCCTTTGAGAATATGTGGCTCATTTTAGACAAGGCAAGAGCTGGTGTAACAAGATGTGGTGCCCGagcatttgtgttttcttttaaaaaacacctgGAAAGTTGAGCAGCATTTGCAGCTAGTTCAGTATTTCAGTTATTCAAGACAGAAGGAAGCCATGTGGGATTTCCAAGAGCCCTCATCAAGCTAGGAGGCAAGGGGAGGGGTCAGTACtgacaaatgtaaaataaaacacacattgGAAGGATAAATACTTACAGTTTAATTATGTCAGATACCCAAGCTACCCTGGTCTCTTATTTGTGCCTATATATACTGTTTCAAGGTGATGCTATCCTGTGTACCGATCTGCCAGAGACTGGGGGAAGAGCCCACTTGTGCCCACTTGGAGGAATGGCCCCTCTGGTGTCcaagtagcagcagcagctgaatcCTCATTTAGGGTTCCAGCTTTAGCAAAGGCACAGACTAAGGGCACAAAGAGAATGCTACAGCTGTGCCTGCCTTACCTATTTGGCCTTCCTGTTGTTATTCCTGAAGGGCAGACATGTTTCCCTCCTCTTTGGAGAAGGCTCTGTCCTGTACCTAGCAGCAAGAGCATGTGGATGAGCAAGGAACATGCTGAGTGTCCTCTTACCCTCTAGGTGAGCATCTGCCAGGCAAGTCCCTGCTTTCCACCTCCACCTGAGCAGGAACCAGTCCTCCTGCTGTCCTCAGGGCCAGGCTCAGCTCAGCAGTGAGAGCAGAGGATCTACCTGTCCAGGGTCACCTTCGGAGCTCTGAATCAGTTGACTAGCAAAAGCTGGGGGTAAAGCAGTCACAGAAACAGGCCAGCCAACATCACCAGAGAGAGCTGCTCAGTGGAGGGAGCTTGCAGTTACCAACCCACCATCATCTGTGCTTTGAAGATGCCTTAAGACTAACGGGTTACAGacaggaaagtaatttttgttcCTCAGAAATGCCATTAGTTCAGGAGTCCCATTCAGGAGATCACACACAAAAAGATGGTCCCTATGGCAGTGGCTCAGCAGatcagctgggctggggaagggtaGGCCTGGGGCTGTCTCTCGTTTCAGCTCCGAGGACTGCCCAGCTGCTCTAAGGATACACCCTGTACCAGCAGTGCCCAGGCTAGGAATCTGGAACCAAAACGGGGTTGTGACACCTAAGACTACAAGGCTGATGGAAGATTTAATAGCAGTCTAAAGAAGTCATCAGTGACATGGAGAAGGTGACTAGGGAAAGAGAGTCACTTTGGTATATGAGGACTAGGGAGGAATTAATTGATACTATCACATAGCGAGTTCAGAACAAACGAAGGGCAGCACTTTTTTGATAACACTGTTCCTaatagcagcctgccagcagcaggctccTGGAGTTTGCTGGGCTGGCTCTAGGCTCTGACAGCAGAGCTCACTGCTGGAAGGAGGAGAACATTTGCCATGCAATAGCCCAGGGCTTTACAGCAGGCATTACAGACTGCACAACCACTCTTACTATAGAGCTGCTGAAAGGCAGATCGATTGATCACACAGTCATATccagagcacaggcagcaggtCGCTGGAGCTGTAGATTAGTGAGAAAGATGAGCAGAGCTCTGGAAGAGGCTCTAGACAGAAATTCACAGAATCAGTCAcaccaagaaacaaaaatgattaAGATTGCAATGAACTGTCTCCCACCACAGCCTGAGAAATGCCATCACAGAGACCTGCTAGAGATCCTGGAATTAGAAGCTGATTAGGAAGGCAGctttaaggaataaaataaatgcttaggGTAGGTGAACAGGTCAAGAGAAATCACAGTAGAGTTTCTCTTTCATCCTGCAGAGCTGGATGAGATGTACTACTTTTTCTCTTGTCAATAGGACAGAGGTtttgaaaaacacaaaccacCCTTTCCAGCTTCCTCCATCTAGGTAGGCTCCACAGGCTTGTGGACACTCAAGCAGCACAGTAACCAGATTTCAGAGTCCAGACAAAAGGACAGGATTTTTGCGAGGAAGTAACTCTGCTTTAGAGCAATGCTGGCACTGGGAAGCTGAACCCTTCCTCTGGCATGCACATCTACACTGATTACCACCACACTCTCTCCTCCATGTTCTAAAACCTTTCTTTCCACTGCCAGCTGTTCCAGGATGGTCTTCTGCAGCAATGGTGCATTTGCTCCTCTTACAACAGCTACTAATTCTCCTCCCTGAAAGGTGTGAAAAGCAAATCAGTCAGTAAGTGCTCAAGTGGTGCCCTCTGGGCTCTGGAAATCACCACAGCAGCATGTCACATATGATATTATGTACCAGGCCCTCCTCCTtgacagagctgctctgctccagaaCAAAAGGGAAAGTTTGGAACAACCTTCTTTGTTGTTCCTGATCGGTCTTAGGATGAACCAAAGCAGCTTGTGAGAGGAGTGAGGTCCTACAGTAGCAGGAGCTGAACCTGAAGACCCCACAGGGCAACACACATGTCCATGTGCTAACATGGCGTGAACACTGCTTACATGGACTCAGCCAGCCACAAGACCCTGCGGACACGTACATCTTTCAGTAAGTCACAGGGATCCCTGGGCATGAATGATCGGGATTTTCATGACTAAGATACCCTCTCATGGAGGGGGAAAGGGCCATGAAATACAGCCATCCATCACAGGCTACATGGGCCTCACCccaggtaaaagaaaaaacaaacaaaccaaccaaccaaaaacttGACAATCTCTAGCTAGAGGAGTTCCTGTAACTTTGTGCAATGTCTGCCTTTCACCCACCTGTGcaatttaaactgttttactTCATTCACTCCTTAATATCTCTTGaactttttggttttagttaataaaacaaaattacattgtTACATTCTGTTTCTTGGTGGCAAAGCAgaagatatttaaatttaaactctggctgtatatttttatctgtGCAGCACTTGATCACCAGTAGATACCAGCAGATACAGAGCAAATAAAATTGTGCTGTCACACATGAAAGACAAAGAATATCTCTCAAAAAAGGACAGCTGTTCCCACTGGCAAGTGATATTTATTGCTATGCAACTACTGTAACAATATTTTCACTCACTGTATAAAATAGAAAGACAGGCTCgcattttcctctgtatttttccagaGCATCAATGGAATCAACTTCAGCCTAAAaggaatgtaaaataaaacaggtgtttccagaaaagcatttctgcttcagagaaaTACACATTAAACTGCCTGGACTCAGACAGCCTCAGCTGGCTGGCACTCATCCCCCATGTACAGCAAAACACCCCTGGGTCCCAGTCTTACAGGCCAAAATGACACTGGTCAGAGCCAGGGCCACAACCGACTCCCAGCTCACCATCAGCAACCTGGGAAACAGGCAGATGTCTGGCAGGTCTCACCCACAGGGGTTGGAACAGCAGCTCTTGTGAGGAAGGGATATCTATCTCACAGCAGCTTGCCTGAGTAAGTCCCAGAGAAAAAGCCTGTAAAACTTAAACTGGGGCCCCTTGTCTATAAGGAGTGCAAGAAGTGACAGGAGTAgctgtggtggcagcagcagcagcggcaggtAGGCTGTAGGGAGTGCTGAGCAGTGGCCTCCATGAGAAACCTCGCTGCCCACGGCTCTGTCAGCAATCGAGAGCTGGCCTTCAGCCAGGAAAGGCATTtaaacacagaatcacagcatgactgagggagggagggacttCTGAAGGGCtctagtccaagcccctgcccaaagcaggaCTAGTCTCAATGTTATAGAAGGTTGCTCAAGGCTGCATTAGTTTTGGGCATCTCCAAGAATCAGTGCTCCACAGTCTCTCTGGGAACTTGTCCCAGTGTCCAACCACTCCTATGCTGAATACTTTTCCTTCTATCTACTTGgatttttccctgctgcaaCTTGATCCCATTACCTGTTGTTCTTTTGCTGTGTACCACTGAGAAATGTCTGTGTCTGCCTTCTCTATTAATCCCCCCCTAGACATCTGTCCCTTAGTCTTGTCCAGGGTGAACAAACCCAGCTCCTTCAGACTCTCCTTGTACATCAGAGGGACACATATATTAATGATTCTGTCTAGCATTACTCACTTAAGCAGAAATCTGAACAGTACAGAATAGTTGAAGCCTGAAAATTTGTAACCATATGAGTTCTTATTGATGTAACCAAACGTCTGTATTTGGCAGGCTCACTCCCACAAGCTGGAGCTCCTGGACTATTATAATTTTGGCTGAATATTGGAAAGATAAATGACTTTTAGCCTTTAGTTACCTGCTAATTTCAGGGGACTGGATATTTTAAGCAGTGCCAAATTAGATCTTACCACAGCAAAATGCAGGAGATCACTGCCAacttcatttcttatttttcgGAAAAGATCCACTACTGTTTTGCATGGACCACACCAGGCTTGAAACGCATCAACAACTGCAAGCAGGAAAATTAGTAAGATTTAGGTCAAAATGGGTCAGTTTAGACCTAGACCAATAGGTTGGTTTGTGCACTTTTCCACTTTGCAGCATAATCATTTGGAAGGGGACTGCAAAAGGGTGCTAGTGCAATAAGAAGAATCTTGAAAACCTCTGAGGATTGAGGTCTCCTCTGGTGACCTCTGCAGCACCACCCTGGGGAACACTTGCCTCATGTCCAACCAGAACTTCCTAAGCTGCAACTTGTGGCTGTTGCTCCCATAGTTCTGCCTGGAGTGTGGCAGGATTCCTGTTGAGCGCTAGAAGGGCTATGGATTCAATTCTGAAGTAGAAACTATCATACTCTTTCAAGGTTTCAAATGCTAGATCAGAGGATGAAATCACATGATAAAATAACAATATAATAACAATGTTATGGAGGAGTCTTTAGAAGAAACACTGGCATGGCTGTGACCTTGGAGGTACCAGATTTTCTAGGGAAAACTGCTGTGCAGAGGTAGAGTACATGAGGCTTACCCTCCACCCTTGGGAACCTGGGCTGTTCCTTGCATTGAGGACAGTCCTGCTCCAAGTGGGCAGCTGGATTTGAGACTCCAGAAGCTCCTGCACCAGCACTGCTTTGATTGCATGATAATTGTCCCACATAAATGAAGAAGACTACAACCTCCAGCTAGCTTCACCTCTGTtagcatatttctttcttccattctgGGCAGGAGGAATGGAGGGGCTGACTGAACACCTTTATCAGTAGTAATTGATTCCTAACAGTACTGGTGTCCTTTtaacacagaacaaaagcaatCTAGTATGTTGACCAAACCCTTACCAATGAGTCCTTTGAGACACAGCACTTCTTCCCAAAGCTCCTGGCTATTGATGTTAATCTGTGTGAAAATTTACAAacacagtaaaagcaaaaaagcaacagTTAAGTCATCAGGCACTACCTGGTTGCTGCAAAGATACTGACAAATCACGTCATGCTTGCACTTAAGATGCCTTCCTGAAGGGGTATTACCTGAGCACTCAGGAAACTCTTTTGACTGTGATCCTCTCACCTCTGACTGGCTGGGCAGGGCCAAGCTGTGCTAGAACATGGGTGGAGGACCTCTGAGAAAAAACGGCTGAAGTCAGATATACTCACTCCCAAACTCTcattccttcccctcttcccacaTGCTCTTGCTACTACCCAACGCCAGCTCTGAGACCCATCAGCAAGCCAGCTAACTCTCTAGAAAAGTTTATTGGACTAGAGACTCATGTTGTCTCACAAGAACCAAGGAAAGGCAGATGGAAAGGGTAGCAGCATCCAGCCAAGAGCAAGCCCTCCCCTGTTTAGTGGCAGCAACTACTTGAACAGTCTGGCTGCTTGGGGACCCCAGACTCAGTCTGCAGAGGGAATAAGAGTTGTTCTGGAGGGCGACTGGGGACATGGCCCCCTGCATCTTATCAGGCTGACTGACCAGAGCCCTAGCTGAACCTACCAGGCTGTGTCATGTATGGCGCAAGAGAGAAGGTCTGTGAAATACTCGTACAACCTCAGGTTTTTCCTAGCACTCTCCTGCTTTTATGGCAACACAATTCCCTGTGGGGCCATGCAGCACGATGtgagagcagggaagggctCCAGATGTTCCTCCTGTACCTTGGCTTACCCATACAGCCCTGCAAGTGTGCAGGTACCAAGAAGATCATCAGGCAGCAGGGATGAGGGACCCTGAGCTCCCTACCATAGCACTCCTGCTACCGAAGAAGGACAAAGAACTACTTTGCTTTCACTTAAATGGAAGTCTGATGTGTAATGATGTTTTAACACAGGCTAGCAGCTAAAAGAGTTAAGAGCCACTGGCAGATAACTGACTGGACTGGTTCTCTGCAGGCTACCTGGATCACAGCACAAGAAGCATGGACTTGGGGGAGGGCCACACACACATTCTGCTAGGTCCCAGCTAGGACAACCGCTAGGTCCCAgctcagcagggacctcccatCAGAGCCAGCATGGTGctcaaaagcagcagtgaggTGGTGGCGTGGGCTGACCTGCAGCATTCAGAGTGCTGCTTCAACATGCTTGTCTCCAGCACACATCCTCCTTTCCTCACACCTATTTCAGACCCAGTCCTCATCACATTTTATAAGCCAGATGATTCTCCACCAGCAGTTTCTCACCTTGCCTGCGCACAAGCTATACTACTTTAAGACGTTTCAGTCTTGATAAAATAAACTAGTAAATACACAGCTTTCATGACGTCTGGGCACTAGAGGGTGGTCTGAGCCCAGCATGTCTTTACCTGAATTACCGGCTGCTACTTAAACACTTCCAAAACATAGTGAACAGAGAGCATAGACAGATCTAGGCTGGAAGGGATCTGTGGAGTCCTTAGTCTAATCCCCTGCTCAAAGCTCAGtgttagatcaggttgctcaaggaCTTATTCAGTCAAGGATGCCCTAGACAATTCCATACATTGTGCCATGTACTATATTATCCCACACTTCCAATACTGttattagaaaggaaaatacctTTAGCATCTTCCCCATCTTACAGGACTTGCCCCTCAGTATGTacttagaaaaacaaagtttaaaaaaaagaaaggcttctTGAGAAATGTAAGATCTGTTTTTGTTCATCCTGAACAATGAAGATTCCTAATAACTTTCTTGGTATCATTAATCCTAACTACATTTAGTCTACACTGGAAGACAGTAAGGTGCAATAAGGCCAGCTATTTTACAATAATTAACACCAACGTGCATTAAAGGACTGCTAAAATTGCAAAGTCAGTAGTGGAAACTCCAGTGCAAATTACATGGCCTCTTACAGATTTTCAGAGATGTCACTGGAGGTCATACAGTACAGTTTCTCCAGGACCCTGCCTCACTCAGAGAATGGGGAGTTGTTCAAACACCTCCATCTGTTCTCCTGTTTAGCACATGACCCCAAGCCTAATTTTTTCAGAGAACACCTGCAGAATTAAGAAATTTAATCATTCCAGTTTTCACTAGTGCTAGGGCCACCCTCAGAGTGTTTCACAATGTTAATGCGTTCAAATGATTTATGATAATAATTTGTGATAATGAGTTCAGCTGATGGACTCAGAAAGTAATGCTGGCACCCTTCAAAGTGCTTTGCTAATTTGGATGCCCTGAGGCTGCTAGGACTTGGCTTTTCTCTAATATAACCAGAACTTTTCTAGGCCATCACTTCATGTCCTACATGAGGTCCAGCTTTCATCTGCAGATGTGAACAATCACATTTTTGCAGATCTAGACCCAGCTTTCCCTTAGTTGCCAAAGGTGCAAAGTCTGGTTGATGTAATTTTTcccacaagcagcagcagaaaccatTTTTACCTTAATAAAGTGATCCTCTTTCTCTTACACAAATGTTCATGTTTTCACTCCATGCTTTCCAATTTTAACAGTGAATAAATGAGGTTATAGAGCCCATAATCTCCTTCAATATTTCTCTCTTGTGAAGACTGAGCTTGTTTCAAAATTTGAAGGAGACCTTCATAACCCGCTTTAGGTTTTATAATGTTTTTGCATATTAAACTGCTCTCAGAAACCCTCTCTCCCCTACGCAGGAAGTTATAAAGCATCATTAGGTCACTTGCGCAGTGTAAATAGGGAAAAAATTCCTCTATGCATCACTGTGAAACAGGTTTTTCAGCCTCTGAATTTTTCTTGTACCTCCTAACTTTTCCACCTTTACAGCGATCTTTCTAAATACATGAACTGGTCAGAAATGTTCAGTGACACTTGCCATTCAGGAGGaaccccccttccccaggtcCCTACTTCTAAATGTACTCTGAACTACTGTCCCATGAAACACAGATGCGTTTTGATCTATGAAAGCAGCCAAACCCATGCCACCTCTTAACAGCTCTGAAACACCTGCAGCCCCATAGGAACCTCCCTCTGCACCCCATAGCACTGACTTTGGGGGACAGATTTGACTTGCCGTGTTTTCCCATGCTTCCTACCTGCCTTCAGGAATGCTTTTCCACCACAAGGACCTCACAGTAGGGCTTTGCTAGCAGAATCTGAGATACCCCAAGACTGAACTTCATCCTTTGCACTTACTAtgagtttaaaatatattttaaaagcctggcTCCTACTGACCTGCAATACtacctcctttttctttgcagccaTCCTTCTGCAGGAACAAGGATCCTTTGAACAGCAGTCCCAAGCACAAAGCACTGCAGACGTCCTCTAATTATGTGAATCCAACTGCTGGCCAACCTGCACCACAGAGAAAGCTTTTTACCTGCCTTTGCTCCTCCACTCAGGGCACACCGCCTATAGCAGCATCCCTGCGCTGTCGGAGGGAGCAGGACTGGCTCAGCAGTGCCCAAAGTGCGGACACGGCTCTGCTTGCACCCTTTTCATAGTGGcgaggtgctgctgcagggcctgAATTGCTGCTCACTTTTAGAGACACAGCAGCCTGTCCGCCCTTGTCCCATGAGGGTGGCAGAAGCAAACCGGCCCCAGCCAGGGCCTGGCAGTACCTGTGCAGTGGCTGGCAGCACCCCAACGCTGCTATGGCAGCACCCCAACACTGCTATGGAAGCCCTGGCAACATCGGGGtggagcagcagcccagcccgCCCCGCTCCCTTCTCAGTGTCCGCTGCAGCCAGGAAGTTCAGCTCTACCTCCTCTGTTATTCCCcttcaagcagcagcagctggagcccctctgcctcctctttgCCTGCCAAACCTGCCCAACTCTCCCTGCAGGCCCTGTGCCCCCAAGCCACTGCTCCAGCTCACCCCACGCTCCCTGGCTCGTTTTCCCCTATCCCTCACAAGCTAGGGGCCCAAAACAAGGTGCAGGATCCAGACATGACCTCCCCAGCACCGAGCAGAGGGGTAAGCTGCTGGCTCCACTCCAAACGCCACTCAATTTTTGAAGGCTGGTTGGGTTCTTTCCTTATTTGCAGTCAGCGCACAGCACCTGTGCCCAGGACCCCACCAGGGTGATGCCCATttgggcagggctgctgctcacCCTGTTCATTCCCATGCCTGGGGTCACTGGGCTCCAGGTGCAGACATTGGTGGTGCTGCTTCTTGTCACGCAGCACACGATGTCTGGTGGCCTGGTCCTCCAGCTGGTCAAGGTCCCTCATAGTTGAGGATTTGGCTTTTGGCATGTCCACTCCAATACCCCGGCAACCTGAGGGGACACCATCCAGTGCCTCCAGGGGACATGACAGGGCTGAGCCTTGGCAGGGGCTCCCCTGCCTCCAGCACCAGCTCAGCAAAGCAAACTGCATCTCTGGATGCCCCCAGGAACTGTCTCTTTTTGTAGAAATAAGCCTCCAGTAAAGTCCTGATGATTTTAACTACCACTGAAATTTTGCTGTGTTTACA contains the following coding sequences:
- the LOC140654971 gene encoding thioredoxin domain-containing protein 6-like — encoded protein: MAAKKKEVVLQAEVDSIDALEKYRGKCEPVFLFYTGGELVAVVRGANAPLLQKTILEQLAVERKVLEHGGESVVVISVDVHARGRVQLPSASIALKQSYFLAKILSFCLDSEIWLLCCLSVHKPVEPT